One Rosa chinensis cultivar Old Blush chromosome 5, RchiOBHm-V2, whole genome shotgun sequence genomic region harbors:
- the LOC112167494 gene encoding histone H3.v1, with the protein MSIKNRIPNTLSPTGETMSLAIPAQPPSLNLTDQDDKIRNHGTGSKDSKLAGKSLTQQFDYLSLALPLPLPHEQEEESAKGEEEEEEEEEEEEEEEEEEEEEGEDEEEVFDVCRVCLKDKEHWTFDCPYLDRIPNPKTTTVGSGYAIVCRGCHVLGGHGDRAWVGRAIMKSCSICEVPASHWNYECPKNPDPRKYDYSKNRKVLKQEVYSVA; encoded by the exons ATGAGCATAAAAAACCGAATCCCTAATACGTTGTCTCCCACAGGCGAAACCATGTCTCTCGCGATCCCAGCCCAGCCGCCCAGCCTCAACCTCACAGATCAGGACGACAAGATCCGCAATCATG GTACCGGCTCAAAAGACTCGAAGCTTGCTGGAAAGTCTTTGACTCAACAATTTGACTACTTGTCGCTGGCTCtgcctctccctctccctcatG aacaagaagaagaatcagcaaagggggaagaggaggaggaggaagaagaagaagaagaagaagaagaagaagaagaagaagaagaagagggtgaagACGAGGAAGAAGTATTTGACGTTTGTCGTGTTTGCTTGAAGGACAAGGAACACTGGACATTTGATTGCCCGTATCTGGATCGCATCCCGAACCCGAAGACGACAACTGTTGGCAGTGGCTATGCAATAGTTTGTAGAGGATGTCATGTGTTGGGTGGCCATGGTGATAGGGCCTGGGTAGGACGTGCCATTATGAAGTCTTGTAGTATTTGTGAGGTACCAGCTTCTCACTGGAATTACGAATGCCCAAAAAACCCCGACCCCAGAAAGTATGACTATTCGAAAAATCGTAAGGTGTTGAAGCAAGAGGTCTATAGTGTCGCATGA